In Quercus lobata isolate SW786 chromosome 12, ValleyOak3.0 Primary Assembly, whole genome shotgun sequence, a genomic segment contains:
- the LOC115969923 gene encoding protein WHAT'S THIS FACTOR 1 homolog, chloroplastic, translating to MAWRLVLSRTNTKTQTLNPNSNPFLSLFFTSPFSTSFLVTKTPKKFKKKRKRNKESPRTKHVQSNPNLIPHFERIVQRDSHFRFATKSKTFLSSQPEHVLRLDDAGKLHRELGFPRGRKVSRSILRHPLLFQTYRHTDSKMWFGFTDLMEDLLLEEQAIFNSMESQRVATVRKLLMMSVNKRIALSKIHHCRQIFGIPEDFRDRVLKYPDFFRVVVEGDGRRVLELVNWDPSLAVSALEMEFMVDEDKAKRAFKFPVKHGKDLDLDFEDSRKLNLLNTLPLVSPYSGDGSKLDVWTLEAEKYRVGVLHEFLSLTLEKRASIHHIVEFKEEFSLTRHTYQMLLKQPRTFYLAGTEMNWVVFLKDAYDENGVLINKDPQVVFNEKLCRLAEMQEMEPGFCL from the coding sequence ATGGCTTGGCGCCTAGTCCTGTCCAGAACCAACACCAAAACCCAGACTCTAAATCCCAACTCAAACCCATTCCTCTCACTCTTCTTCACCTCCCCATTCTCCACTTCCTTTCTcgtcaccaaaacccccaaAAAGTTCAAGAAAAAACGCAAGCGAAACAAAGAATCCCCACGCACAAAACACGTCCAATCCAACCCAAACCTAATCCCCCACTTCGAGCGCATCGTCCAGCGCGACTCCCACTTCCGATTCGCCACCAAATCCAAGACCTTCCTCTCCTCCCAACCCGAACACGTCCTCCGCCTCGACGACGCCGGCAAGCTCCACCGCGAGCTCGGCTTCCCTCGCGGCCGCAAGGTCTCCCGCTCCATCCTCCGCCACCCTCTGCTCTTCCAAACCTACCGCCACACCGACTCCAAGATGTGGTTCGGGTTCACCGACTTAATGGAAGACTTGCTCTTAGAAGAGCAAGCCATTTTCAATTCCATGGAGTCCCAGCGTGTCGCCACGGTTCGGAAATTGCTCATGATGTCTGTTAATAAGCGCATTGCTTTGAGCAAAATTCACCATTGTAGGCAGATTTTCGGGATTCCTGAAGATTTTCGTGACCGGGTTTTGAAGTACCCGGATTTTTTTCGGGTTGTGGTTGAGGGAGATGGGAGGAGAGTGCTTGAATTGGTGAATTGGGATCCTTCTTTAGCTGTGAGTGCATTGGAGATGGAGTTTATGGTTGATGAGGATAAGGCTAAGAGGGCATTTAAGTTTCCAGTGAAACATGggaaggatttggatttggatttcgAGGATTCCCGGAAGCTTAACTTGTTGAACACGCTTCCGTTGGTTTCGCCTTATTCCGGGGATGGTTCGAAGTTGGATGTTTGGACATTGGAGGCGGAGAAGTATAGGGTCGGGGTTTTGCACGAGTTCTTGAGCTTGACATTGGAGAAGAGGGCGTCTATACATCACATTGTGGAGTTTAAGGAGGAGTTTAGTTTGACTAGACATACTTATCAGATGCTTTTGAAGCAGCCCAGAACGTTTTATTTGGCGGGGACCGAGATGAACTGGGTTGTTTTCTTGAAAGATGCTTATGATGAAAATGGGGTTTTGATCAACAAGGATCCACAGGTGGTTTTCAATGAGAAGCTGTGTAGGTTAGCTGAAATGCAGGAAATGGAGCCAGGTTTTTGCCTTTAG
- the LOC115971080 gene encoding probable pectin methyltransferase QUA2 has translation MSRPLHRGVSGGVRLSGSNNDLWDSQMKDRTEKEDLDRRGSDQSILSAKYPYHLNLSDNSTLKNGISENGFAPDSLISGTPRSRHKLAMLLLKFSLISIVILALTGSFWWTISISASSRGHIFHGYRRLQEQLVVDLWDIGELSLGSSRLKELEFCPEEFEHHVPCFNVSENIALGYTDGNEYDRFCGHGSRENCLVLPPVKYKIPLRWPTGKDVIWFANVKYNPQEIMSSTVTRRMMMLEEEQIAFRSDSPTFDGIEDYSHQIAEMIGLRNESSFIHIGVRTILDIGCGYGSFGAHLSSSQLLTMCVANYEASRSQVQLTSERGLPAMIGSFTSKQLPYPSLSFDMVHCAWCGIDWAQKDGIYLIEVDRLLKPGGYFVWTSQENKVQRVTRTKEKQKITANFVHSFAENLCWKMLSTQEGTIIWKKTSKRNCYSSWKSSSGPSICSKSQDVETPYYRPLQACIGGTQSRRWIPIEERTTWPSRTNLNKNELALSGLHPEEFAEDTDNWQVMVRNYWSLLSPLIFSDHPKRPGDEDPSPPYNMLRNVLDMNANFGGFNAALLRAKKSVWVMNVVPTNGPNYLPLIMDRGFVGVLHDWCEAFPTYPRTYDLVHAAGLLSLESVQQRRCTTLDLFTEIDRILRPEGWVIIRDTAPLIESARTTITRLKWDARVVEVESNSDERLLICQKPFFKRQAK, from the exons ATGTCGAGGCCTCTGCATAGAGGTGTATCTGGAGGAGTACGACTCTCTGGGAGCAACAATGATTTGTGGGACTCTCAAATGAAAGATAGAACAGAAAAGGAAGACTTAGATAGAAGGGGTTCTGATCAAAGTATTCTATCTGCGAAGTATCCTTATCATCTAAATCTCTCAGATAATTCTACTCTCAAAAATGGTATCAGCGAGAATGGTTTTGCACCCGATTCATTGATCAGTGGAACTCCGAGAAGTCGGCACAAATTAGCAATGCTGCTTTTGAAGTTCAGTCTGATATCGATTGTAATTCTTGCTCTCACTGGATCTTTTTGGTGGACGATTTCTATTTCTGCATCCTCGAGGGGTCACATATTTCACGGTTATAGGCGACTCCAAGAGCAACTTGTTGTAGATTTGTGGGATATTGGGGAGCTTTCTCTTGGTTCCTCAAGGTTGAAAGAGTTGGAATTCTGTCCTGAGGAGTTTGAGCATCATGTTCCTTGCTTCAATGTCTCTGAGAATATCGCTTTGGGTTATACGGATGGCAATGAATATGACCGATTTTGTGGGCATGGATCGAGGGAAAACTGTTTGGTTCTTCCACCTGTGAAATACAAAATTCCTCTCAGGTGGCCTACTGGAAAAGATGTCATCTGGTTTGCAAATGTTAAATACAACCCACAGGAGATAATGTCCTCAACAGTGACCAGGAG GATGATGATGCTGGAGGAAGAGCAGATCGCATTCCGTTCAGACTCTCCCACGTTTGATGGAATTGAAGACTACTCGCATCAAATTGCAGAAATGATTGGGCTGAGAAATGAATCTAGCTTTATACATATTGGG GTTAGAACCATCCTGGATATAGGATGTGGATATGGTAGCTTTGGAGCACATCTCTCTTCCAGTCAGCTCTTAACTATGTGTGTTGCAAACTATGAGGCTTCGCGCAGTCAAGTTCAACTGACTAGTGAAAGGGGTCTTCCTGCAATGATTGGTTCCTTTACTTCAAAACAGTTGCCAtatccatctctctcttttgatATGGTGCATTGTGCATGGTGCGGCATTGATTGGGCCCAAAAAG ATGGTATTTACTTGATTGAAGTTGATAGATTATTAAAGCCTGGCGGATACTTTGTCTGGACATCACAGGAGAACAAAGTTCAAAGAGTAACTCGTaccaaagagaaacaaaaaattacgGCAAATTTTGTCCATAGTTTTGCAGAGAATCTTTGCTGGAAGATGTTATCAACGCAAGAAGGAACTATTATTTGGAAAAAGACAAGTAAAAGGAATTGTTATAGTTCATG GAAGTCCTCATCGGGCCCTTCGATATGTAGCAAAAGCCAAGATGTTGAAACTCCATATTATCGACCACTCCAAGCCTGCATTGGGGGGACACAAAGCCGCCGATGGATTCCTATTGAAGAGAGGACAACCTGGCCATCAAGGACCAACTTGAACAAGAATGAACTTGCATTATCtg GTTTGCACCCCGAAGAATTTGCCGAGGATACTGACAACTGGCAAGTGATGGTCCGTAATTATTGGTCTCTTCTGTCACCATTGATATTCTCTGACCATCCAAAGAGACCTGGTGATGAGGATCCTTCACCACCTTATAACATGCTTAGAAATGTACTAGACATGAATGCTAATTTTGGTGGTTTCAATGCTGCGTTATTGAGAGCCAAGAAGTCTGTGTGGGTCATGAATGTGGTCCCTACAAATGGACCGAACTACCTTCCCTTGATCATGGACAGGGGTTTTGTTGGTGTATTGCATGATTG GTGTGAAGCCTTTCCAACATATCCTAGAACTTATGACTTGGTGCATGCAGCCGGACTGCTATCCCTTGAAAGTGTCCAGCAGCGCCGTTGCACCACACTTGATCTGTTCACTGAGATTGATCGAATACTTCGTCCAGAG GGTTGGGTGATAATCCGCGACACAGCTCCCCTCATTGAATCAGCAAGAACTACGATAACACGGCTGAAGTGGGATGCACGGGTTGTAGAAGTTGAAAGTAATAGTGATGAGAGACTTCTTATCTGCCAGAAACCGTTCTTTAAGAGACAAGCTAAGTAA